A region of the Muricauda sp. MAR_2010_75 genome:
ATAATATTGGCATCAACAGTTATTTGGTGCTTTGGGGCGGTGCCTATGTGAAAACGCCCATAGACCTCACGTCAAATAAAAAAGCCTTTGGGGACAAACAGGCTTTCAATGCAAAGACACTACTCTTGACTTTGCCTAAAATGGTTTTGCCCATTATCATTTATGCTGCGGGCCATCTTTTGGTCAGTCCACTGGTTGGATACCTCTGTGTGGCCTTAGTTGGATTACTCGGCTTTGTGTTTAAAAACAAAGCCTTTAAAATAATAGAAGGCATTTACAAAAAAGAGAAATACAAAACTTTATTGGCCTACAAACAAAAATAGTATGATTACAGCGGAAAATTTAACCAAAACCTATACGCAAACAGTTCTGAATATTGATCATTTGGAGATTCCCAAAGCGCAAAGCTTTGGGCTGGTAGGCAATAATGGTGCGGGAAAGACCACCTTATTCAGTTTGTTGTTGGATTTGATTCAACCCACTACGGGGCACATCATAAATAATGGGGTACAAGTGGACCAAAGTGAAGCGTGGAAACCGTTTACTTCTGCATTTATTGATGAGACTTTTTTGATAGGGTATCTTACTCCTGAGGAGTATTTCTACTTCATCGGGGAATTAAGAGGTAGGAACAAAGCCGATGTGGATGCGCTTTTGTCCAATTACGAAGATTTTTTCCACGGCGAG
Encoded here:
- a CDS encoding ABC transporter ATP-binding protein, with amino-acid sequence MITAENLTKTYTQTVLNIDHLEIPKAQSFGLVGNNGAGKTTLFSLLLDLIQPTTGHIINNGVQVDQSEAWKPFTSAFIDETFLIGYLTPEEYFYFIGELRGRNKADVDALLSNYEDFFHGEILGQKKYLRDLSKGNQKKVGIVASFIGSPEVVILDEPFANLDPTTQIRLKAIIKDLAAKEGVTVLVSSHDLIHVTEVCERIVVLNKGEIVKDIKTSTETLKELEAFFGG